Proteins co-encoded in one Chloroflexota bacterium genomic window:
- a CDS encoding homoserine kinase, which produces MRERVRVSVPATTANLGPGFDCLGMALELFNEVAVEAGRGLEFSLEGYGAESLPQDRRNLVYRGLAAVFERAGAVVPGLRIFARNRVPPGRGLGSSAAAVVGGMVAGNLLLGEPLSREELLAQGAVMEGHPDNVAPALFGGCQAVARDGDEFIRASLPLPTALLAVLFIPEFQMPTRKARVLLSPQVSREDAVFNLARVAFLVRALVTGELEYLGPGTQDRLHQPARQALFPAMGRLFDAALQAGARGVFLSGAGSSILAFTDGEERAPEIARALEKAAAGAGVGGRSLITRPSLRGAEERPWKEE; this is translated from the coding sequence ATGAGGGAAAGGGTGCGGGTGAGTGTACCCGCCACCACGGCCAACCTGGGCCCGGGCTTTGATTGCCTGGGGATGGCGCTGGAGCTTTTCAATGAGGTGGCAGTGGAGGCGGGGCGGGGGCTTGAGTTCTCCCTGGAGGGTTATGGGGCCGAAAGCCTCCCTCAGGACAGGAGGAACCTGGTCTATCGGGGCCTGGCGGCGGTCTTTGAGAGGGCGGGGGCGGTGGTACCGGGGCTCAGGATATTTGCCAGGAACCGCGTCCCGCCGGGGCGGGGTCTGGGTTCCAGTGCGGCGGCAGTAGTGGGGGGGATGGTGGCGGGGAATCTCCTCCTGGGGGAGCCATTATCCCGGGAAGAGCTCCTGGCCCAAGGGGCAGTAATGGAGGGCCACCCCGACAATGTGGCCCCGGCCCTCTTTGGCGGCTGTCAGGCGGTGGCCAGGGACGGGGATGAGTTCATCCGGGCCTCTCTGCCTCTGCCCACCGCACTCCTTGCGGTGCTCTTTATTCCTGAGTTTCAGATGCCTACCAGGAAAGCCCGGGTGCTCCTTTCCCCCCAGGTCTCCCGGGAGGACGCGGTTTTCAATCTGGCCCGGGTGGCTTTCCTGGTCCGCGCCCTGGTGACGGGGGAGCTGGAGTACCTGGGCCCAGGGACCCAGGACCGCCTCCACCAGCCGGCCCGCCAGGCCCTTTTCCCAGCTATGGGGAGGCTTTTTGACGCTGCCCTCCAGGCGGGGGCCCGGGGGGTATTCCTCTCCGGGGCAGGCTCTAGCATCCTGGCCTTCACCGATGGGGAAGAGAGGGCCCCTGAGATAGCCCGTGCCCTGGAGAAAGCGGCGGCGGGGGCTGGTGTGGGGGGGCGTTCCCTTATCACCCGGCCCAGCCTCAGGGGCGCGGAGGAAAGACCCTGGAAGGAGGAGTGA
- a CDS encoding PAC2 family protein — translation MMETIRIYEEPQLHRPSLVAAWPGMGQVALQGVAYLREKLEAVEFAEIDPMPYSEVGGVFIEGNLIQPPRFPQNKFHYWRHPQRRGDLVFFTGEAQPSHHAYDFACRVLEVGERLGVERVITLAAALVPEFPEQPRVWGAASSPQMAEELQKYGVVLKGDFYVAGMNGLLLAVARERGLETICLLGETPRFAPQVENPAASLVVVEALAQFLGLEVDLGDLRQMAGKARQEMERFLMESRKEFIDRFTIPIWERRDEEEKA, via the coding sequence GTGATGGAGACAATCCGCATTTATGAGGAACCACAGCTCCACAGGCCATCCCTGGTAGCGGCCTGGCCGGGGATGGGACAGGTAGCCTTGCAGGGGGTGGCCTACCTGCGAGAGAAGCTGGAGGCGGTGGAGTTTGCCGAGATAGACCCCATGCCTTACTCTGAGGTGGGGGGGGTGTTCATAGAGGGGAATCTCATCCAGCCCCCCCGTTTCCCCCAGAACAAGTTCCACTACTGGCGCCACCCACAACGTCGTGGCGACCTGGTCTTTTTCACAGGGGAGGCTCAGCCCTCCCATCACGCCTACGATTTCGCCTGCCGGGTGCTGGAGGTGGGGGAGAGGCTGGGCGTGGAGAGGGTTATCACCCTGGCGGCAGCCCTGGTCCCAGAGTTCCCAGAGCAGCCCCGGGTGTGGGGGGCCGCTTCCTCTCCCCAAATGGCCGAGGAGCTCCAGAAGTATGGGGTGGTCCTCAAGGGGGACTTCTACGTGGCGGGGATGAACGGCCTGCTGCTGGCGGTGGCACGGGAAAGGGGGCTGGAGACCATTTGTCTTTTGGGTGAGACCCCGCGTTTCGCGCCCCAGGTAGAAAATCCCGCCGCCTCCCTGGTGGTGGTGGAGGCCCTGGCCCAGTTCCTGGGCTTGGAGGTGGACCTGGGGGACCTGAGGCAGATGGCCGGGAAGGCCCGTCAGGAAATGGAACGCTTCTTGATGGAGAGCCGGAAGGAATTCATCGACCGCTTCACCATCCCCATCTGGGAGCGGCGGGACGAGGAGGAAAAAGCCTAG
- a CDS encoding NifU family protein: MREQVEKVLEQIRPFLRADGGDVELVEVKEGVVRVRLQGACSGCQMSLVTLKDGIERILKREVPQVKEVLAVE, from the coding sequence ATGAGAGAGCAGGTGGAAAAGGTGCTGGAGCAGATAAGGCCCTTCCTCAGGGCCGATGGGGGGGATGTGGAGCTGGTGGAGGTGAAGGAAGGGGTGGTAAGGGTCCGGCTCCAGGGGGCCTGCTCTGGCTGCCAGATGTCCCTCGTCACCCTCAAGGACGGAATTGAGCGCATCCTCAAAAGGGAAGTCCCCCAGGTCAAAGAGGTCCTGGCAGTAGAGTAA
- a CDS encoding SBBP repeat-containing protein, whose product MTVDRQGNIIVAGATQGALPGQTLGGDWDAYLKKLSPAGAELWTRQFTNSVSVGVLALTADATGNIIAVGHTVGPLPGQTGAGVDDAYVRKLSPAGTDLWTHQFGSAAGEWAFGVALDASGNIAVVGATDGAFPGQTNAGYEDAWVRKLSPAGAELWTRQFGSPDLDRASGVAVDASGNIILAGRTQGAPLEVDPVEEGITAAGDTKGALPGHVPAGSSDAFVRKLSPEGVELWTHQFGSPNFAEASAVAVDGTGNIIVVGHIVGDLPGQTQVGYDDAFVRKLSPAGAELWTIQFGSPIYAGALAVAVDGTGNIIVAGHTLGVLPGQTRAGLNDAFVRKLSPAGDELWTIQFGSPNRDGATGVAVDAAGNIIVAGEAHGALPGQTYAGLGDGFVIALSPEAPLAPQPTRISVVFHPDFHQVYSSANEAFAPGRMASITRELEGFYDFVEPEPASEEDLRRVHTQQHIDSVKLNPKLYDIARRAAGGAILAGELAAAGEPAFALITPPSHHAGPDSYIGYCYLNNVAVAIRKLIDENKIQTALVIDFDFHFGEGTAELFRDDGRVAYFWLPVEGNRTQQLAALEEYLRQATNYDILAVSAGFDRAREERGGVFETEDYTTIGRLLKGTAERNSQGRRFAALEGGYNHQVLGKNVKAFLQGFQ is encoded by the coding sequence GTGACCGTAGACAGACAAGGGAACATCATCGTGGCGGGCGCTACACAGGGCGCCCTGCCCGGTCAGACCCTGGGCGGCGACTGGGATGCCTATCTGAAGAAGCTCAGCCCAGCCGGAGCCGAGCTATGGACCCGCCAGTTCACAAACTCGGTTTCGGTTGGGGTCTTGGCATTGACGGCGGATGCAACAGGGAACATCATTGCGGTGGGCCACACTGTGGGCCCTCTGCCCGGCCAGACCGGAGCTGGCGTGGATGACGCCTATGTGCGGAAGCTCAGCCCGGCGGGCACGGACCTATGGACCCACCAATTCGGCTCTGCCGCCGGGGAGTGGGCCTTTGGGGTGGCTTTGGACGCGTCTGGGAACATCGCCGTCGTGGGCGCCACAGATGGCGCCTTCCCAGGCCAGACCAATGCTGGCTACGAGGATGCCTGGGTGCGGAAGCTCAGCCCGGCCGGCGCCGAGCTGTGGACCCGCCAGTTCGGCTCACCCGATTTGGACAGGGCTAGTGGGGTGGCGGTGGACGCGTCAGGGAATATCATCCTGGCAGGCCGTACACAGGGCGCCCCCCTCGAAGTGGACCCGGTGGAGGAAGGCATTACCGCGGCTGGCGACACGAAAGGTGCTCTGCCCGGGCATGTCCCGGCTGGCTCCTCGGACGCCTTTGTGCGGAAGCTCAGCCCTGAGGGGGTTGAGCTGTGGACCCACCAGTTCGGCTCCCCCAATTTTGCTGAGGCTTCTGCGGTGGCAGTGGATGGGACAGGAAACATCATCGTGGTGGGCCACATAGTGGGCGACCTCCCCGGCCAGACCCAGGTCGGCTACGACGACGCCTTTGTGCGGAAGCTCAGCCCGGCGGGCGCAGAGCTGTGGACCATCCAGTTCGGCTCCCCCATCTATGCTGGGGCTTTGGCGGTGGCGGTGGACGGGACAGGAAACATCATCGTGGCAGGCCACACATTGGGCGTCCTTCCTGGCCAGACCCGGGCTGGCCTCAATGACGCCTTTGTGCGGAAGCTCAGCCCGGCAGGAGACGAACTGTGGACTATCCAATTCGGCTCCCCCAATAGGGATGGTGCTACTGGGGTGGCAGTAGATGCGGCAGGAAACATCATCGTGGCGGGTGAAGCGCATGGCGCCCTGCCCGGCCAGACCTATGCTGGCCTCGGGGATGGCTTCGTCATCGCCCTGAGCCCCGAGGCCCCATTGGCTCCTCAGCCAACAAGAATCAGCGTAGTCTTTCACCCGGACTTTCACCAGGTCTATTCTTCAGCAAACGAGGCTTTCGCGCCAGGGAGAATGGCATCTATCACAAGAGAGCTTGAGGGCTTCTACGATTTCGTTGAACCCGAACCAGCCAGCGAAGAGGACCTGAGAAGGGTCCATACACAACAGCATATCGACTCCGTCAAACTGAACCCCAAGCTTTATGATATTGCGCGCCGGGCAGCTGGCGGAGCGATTTTGGCCGGTGAGCTGGCGGCAGCCGGAGAGCCTGCATTTGCCCTCATCACACCACCCAGCCATCATGCGGGTCCTGACAGCTACATCGGCTATTGCTATCTCAACAATGTCGCCGTTGCCATCAGGAAACTGATTGATGAAAACAAAATACAAACAGCGCTAGTCATTGACTTCGACTTTCATTTCGGAGAGGGCACGGCGGAGCTATTTCGCGATGACGGAAGGGTGGCCTACTTTTGGCTACCAGTCGAAGGGAATAGGACTCAACAACTTGCAGCCCTGGAAGAATATCTCAGGCAAGCGACTAATTATGACATTCTAGCAGTATCGGCTGGCTTTGATAGAGCAAGAGAAGAACGGGGTGGGGTATTCGAAACTGAAGACTACACTACTATTGGCAGATTGCTCAAGGGAACTGCAGAGAGAAACTCTCAGGGACGAAGATTTGCCGCCTTAGAAGGAGGCTATAACCACCAAGTCTTGGGCAAGAACGTAAAGGCTTTCCTGCAAGGCTTTCAATAG
- a CDS encoding aspartate kinase: MSLIVHKYGGTSVADAQRIKHVARKIARAREQGHQVVVVVSAMGDSTDQLADLAHEVAPEPEERELDLLLSTGEVVSSALVSLALNAMKVPAISLTGSQAGIWTDARHGRSRILAVEAHRLRKELEGGRVVVVAGFQGINRDMDITTLGRGGSDTTAVALAAALGAERCEIYTDVEGVHTADPRVVPEARRLSEIGYEEMLEMASWGARVMHSRAVELGELYNIPILVASSFTNAPGTLIHGGVSMEVRNKVRGIAHDLDVAKITVVGVPDQPGIAAALLEPLAQAGISVDTIVQNASLQGITDLTFTVSRGDLKKALEIVQPVAREMKAREASSDTRLGKVSIVGTGMQNTPGFAARMFRTMASEGINIQLITTSEVRITCIIEEARVKDAIRALHRAFELEKE, encoded by the coding sequence ATGTCATTGATCGTGCATAAATATGGTGGTACCTCCGTCGCCGATGCCCAGCGGATAAAGCATGTGGCCCGGAAGATTGCCCGGGCCCGCGAGCAGGGACATCAGGTGGTGGTGGTGGTCTCAGCCATGGGGGACAGCACTGACCAGCTCGCTGACCTGGCCCATGAGGTTGCCCCAGAGCCGGAAGAGAGGGAGTTGGACCTCCTCCTATCGACGGGGGAGGTTGTTTCCTCGGCCCTGGTGTCCCTGGCCCTCAATGCCATGAAGGTGCCCGCCATAAGCCTGACCGGGTCCCAGGCGGGCATCTGGACCGACGCCCGGCACGGGCGGTCCCGCATCCTGGCAGTGGAGGCCCACCGCCTGAGGAAGGAACTGGAGGGGGGGAGGGTGGTGGTGGTGGCCGGCTTCCAGGGCATCAACAGGGACATGGATATCACCACCCTGGGCCGGGGCGGCTCCGATACCACCGCCGTGGCCCTGGCGGCCGCCCTCGGGGCCGAGCGCTGTGAGATATACACTGATGTAGAGGGGGTCCACACCGCCGACCCCCGGGTTGTCCCGGAGGCCCGTCGCCTCTCCGAGATTGGGTATGAGGAGATGCTGGAGATGGCCAGCTGGGGGGCCAGGGTGATGCACTCCAGGGCCGTGGAGCTGGGGGAGCTCTACAATATCCCTATCCTGGTGGCCTCCAGTTTCACCAACGCCCCTGGCACTTTGATACATGGAGGAGTTTCAATGGAGGTAAGGAATAAGGTTCGCGGCATAGCTCATGACCTGGATGTGGCCAAGATAACGGTGGTGGGGGTCCCCGACCAGCCCGGCATAGCCGCCGCTCTCTTGGAGCCCCTGGCCCAGGCCGGCATCAGCGTGGACACCATTGTCCAGAATGCCAGCCTCCAGGGCATCACCGACCTCACCTTTACTGTCAGCCGTGGGGACCTGAAGAAGGCCCTGGAGATAGTTCAGCCTGTGGCCCGGGAGATGAAGGCACGGGAGGCAAGCAGTGATACCCGGCTGGGAAAGGTGAGCATCGTGGGCACCGGGATGCAGAACACCCCGGGCTTCGCCGCCCGGATGTTCCGCACCATGGCCTCGGAGGGGATAAACATCCAGCTCATCACCACCTCGGAGGTCAGGATTACCTGTATAATTGAAGAGGCCCGGGTCAAGGACGCCATCCGCGCCCTCCACCGGGCCTTTGAGCTCGAAAAAGAATAA